Proteins encoded within one genomic window of Flavobacterium gilvum:
- a CDS encoding pectinesterase family protein codes for MKYILILLLAVSPLIVSAQTIDNRFELTVAQDGSGDFKTIQEAINTVRDHAEIRVIISIKPGVYNEKVVIPSFKRNITLKGLDKEKTIISYDDYSGKPFRGIDVTGNPKFSTYTSYTLLVQGNDCLIENLIIENTAGRVGQAVALHTEGDRVAVKNCSILGNQDTLYLAKGGTRNYFENCFINGTVDFIFGAATAYFYNCTIESLSNAYVTAASTTKEDLYGFVFVDCKLTAKDKTVDKVFLGRPWRPYAKTVIINTEMGTHIVPEGWNPWAGDKNFPDKEKTVYYAEYSSKGEGAKDLSKRAVWSHQLKKSERNKYNLDKVLSGWNPSL; via the coding sequence ATGAAATACATTCTTATTTTATTGCTAGCTGTTAGTCCTTTAATAGTATCGGCACAAACAATAGACAATCGATTTGAATTGACCGTTGCCCAAGACGGTTCGGGCGATTTTAAAACCATACAGGAAGCTATCAATACGGTGAGAGATCATGCCGAAATTAGGGTAATAATCAGTATTAAACCAGGGGTTTATAATGAAAAGGTGGTTATTCCTTCTTTTAAAAGAAATATCACTTTAAAAGGTTTGGACAAAGAAAAAACGATAATTTCATACGATGATTATTCAGGAAAGCCATTCCGTGGAATTGATGTGACAGGAAACCCAAAGTTCAGCACCTATACTTCCTATACCTTATTGGTTCAGGGAAATGACTGTTTGATAGAAAACCTAATTATAGAGAATACAGCCGGTAGAGTTGGACAGGCAGTGGCTTTGCACACCGAAGGAGACAGAGTAGCTGTGAAAAACTGCTCTATTTTGGGCAATCAGGATACCTTGTATTTGGCCAAAGGAGGAACTCGTAACTATTTTGAAAACTGTTTTATCAACGGGACAGTTGATTTTATTTTTGGGGCAGCTACAGCCTATTTTTACAATTGTACTATCGAAAGCCTTAGTAATGCTTATGTTACGGCTGCATCTACCACAAAGGAAGATTTATATGGTTTTGTATTTGTAGATTGCAAATTGACTGCAAAAGACAAAACAGTTGATAAAGTTTTTCTGGGACGTCCTTGGCGGCCTTATGCAAAAACGGTTATCATCAATACAGAAATGGGTACGCATATTGTTCCCGAAGGTTGGAATCCGTGGGCTGGGGACAAAAATTTTCCTGACAAAGAAAAAACAGTCTATTATGCCGAATACAGCAGTAAAGGTGAAGGGGCGAAAGATTTATCCAAAAGAGCTGTTTGGTCACATCAATTAAAAAAATCCGAACGCAATAAATACAATCTTGATAAGGTGTTAAGCGGTTGGAATCCTTCATTATAA